Proteins encoded in a region of the Nitrospira sp. genome:
- a CDS encoding NAD-dependent epimerase/dehydratase family protein: protein MQIKGNRFLITGGAGLMGSHITDRLLAKGASEIILLDNFVRGSIHNIESALKDRRVRLVKGDIRDLDLLRELATGVDGVFHMAALRITACADNPREAMEVMLVGTHNVLQTVAEQKVGRLVYASSASVYGLADVFPTSENHHAFNNRTLYGTAKMAGEGMARSFADMYGLQYVALRYFNVYGPRMDIHGKYTEVLIRWLDKIAVGESPVIYGDGLQTMDLVYIDDVTDANITAMESEITDEVFNVASGTETSLLGLLTAVLNVTGSVLKPEFLPARAVNPVPRRLADTKKAEDLLGFKAKVSVEEGVRRLIAWRTEALAAKDRA, encoded by the coding sequence ATGCAAATCAAAGGCAATAGGTTTTTGATCACGGGCGGCGCGGGATTGATGGGGTCTCATATCACCGATCGGCTCCTGGCAAAAGGAGCTTCTGAGATCATCTTGCTCGATAATTTCGTCCGGGGAAGCATACACAATATCGAATCTGCGCTGAAGGATCGACGGGTCAGGCTGGTGAAGGGGGACATTCGTGACCTCGATCTGTTGAGAGAACTCGCGACCGGAGTTGACGGAGTCTTTCATATGGCCGCATTGAGGATTACCGCCTGTGCCGACAACCCGCGGGAGGCGATGGAGGTGATGCTGGTCGGCACCCACAATGTGCTCCAAACTGTGGCGGAGCAGAAAGTCGGCAGGCTTGTCTATGCCTCCTCGGCCTCCGTGTATGGATTGGCTGATGTGTTCCCCACCAGCGAAAATCATCATGCTTTCAACAACCGCACGCTGTATGGGACCGCCAAAATGGCTGGTGAAGGAATGGCGCGTTCGTTCGCAGATATGTACGGCCTGCAGTATGTCGCACTACGCTACTTCAACGTGTATGGACCCCGTATGGACATTCACGGCAAGTATACAGAGGTCCTCATTCGATGGCTCGACAAGATTGCTGTCGGTGAGTCTCCCGTGATTTACGGAGACGGCCTTCAAACCATGGATCTCGTGTATATCGATGACGTGACCGACGCCAATATCACCGCAATGGAATCCGAGATCACCGACGAAGTGTTCAACGTCGCGAGTGGGACCGAGACAAGCCTCCTGGGACTCCTTACTGCGGTCCTCAACGTCACGGGGTCTGTCCTGAAGCCGGAGTTTCTCCCCGCGCGTGCGGTCAATCCGGTTCCCCGTCGGCTGGCCGACACCAAGAAAGCAGAAGACCTTCTCGGCTTCAAGGCAAAGGTCAGCGTGGAAGAAGGGGTGAGGCGCCTGATCGCCTGGCGGACAGAGGCCTTAGCAGCCAAGGATAGGGCATAG
- a CDS encoding DegT/DnrJ/EryC1/StrS family aminotransferase — MIPIAKPFLGEEEAAAVREVILSGWLTQGPKVRQFEEAFASYVGTPYACAVSSCTTALHLALLAVGVKPGDVVMTVSHSFIATANAIRYCGAEPVFVDIDPRTYNMSAKCLEQCFREESDVVNGKLYYRDVARLAVGESPLCHLLAKTSGVQKGEMGRVAAVLPVHQMGMPCDLRAILALAKEFNLPVIEDAACAIGSEINMAGDWERIGKPHGDIACFSFHPRKIVATGDGGMITTADSEYDKKFRLLRQHAMTVPDTVRHSASKIIFEDYVTTGFNYRMTDVQAAIGIEQLKRLPGFLEQRKQLAALYREKLKDISWLEPPHEPSYCRSNWQSYPVKVLDHSPVRRDELMQCLLDVGISSRRGIMNAHQEPAYTSKFSLPYSEQARDSVLLLPLYAGMTQTEVESVMKGIKDV; from the coding sequence ATGATTCCAATCGCTAAACCATTCCTTGGAGAGGAAGAAGCTGCTGCGGTAAGAGAGGTTATTCTCTCGGGATGGCTGACCCAGGGGCCAAAGGTAAGGCAATTTGAGGAAGCCTTCGCGTCCTACGTAGGCACGCCGTACGCTTGCGCCGTTTCGAGTTGTACGACCGCCCTGCATCTTGCACTTCTTGCCGTCGGCGTAAAGCCGGGAGATGTGGTGATGACGGTCAGCCACTCCTTTATCGCCACAGCCAATGCAATTCGGTATTGCGGCGCTGAGCCGGTCTTTGTCGACATCGACCCGCGGACCTATAACATGTCTGCGAAATGCCTGGAGCAGTGCTTTCGGGAGGAAAGCGATGTCGTCAACGGAAAACTCTACTATCGCGATGTCGCACGACTCGCCGTCGGCGAGTCGCCTCTATGCCACCTCCTTGCCAAGACATCGGGTGTGCAAAAAGGCGAGATGGGGCGAGTCGCAGCTGTCCTGCCTGTTCATCAAATGGGAATGCCCTGTGATTTACGCGCCATTCTTGCTCTTGCCAAAGAGTTCAACCTTCCCGTGATTGAAGATGCGGCATGTGCGATAGGCAGTGAAATCAACATGGCAGGCGATTGGGAAAGAATCGGGAAGCCCCATGGCGACATCGCCTGTTTCTCATTTCACCCCCGGAAAATCGTCGCTACCGGCGACGGAGGAATGATCACGACTGCCGACAGCGAATATGACAAAAAGTTTCGTCTCTTGCGCCAGCATGCCATGACGGTGCCGGATACCGTAAGACATAGTGCCAGCAAGATCATTTTTGAAGACTATGTCACGACGGGATTTAATTACCGAATGACCGACGTTCAGGCCGCCATAGGGATCGAACAACTCAAGAGGTTGCCCGGATTCCTGGAACAGCGAAAACAGCTTGCCGCCTTGTATCGTGAAAAATTGAAAGATATCTCTTGGCTGGAGCCGCCTCATGAACCCTCCTATTGTAGGAGCAATTGGCAGAGCTATCCAGTCAAGGTATTGGACCACTCACCGGTGCGTCGCGATGAGTTGATGCAGTGCTTGCTCGATGTGGGCATCTCGTCACGCCGCGGGATCATGAATGCCCATCAAGAACCCGCCTACACCTCGAAGTTCTCGCTTCCATACTCGGAGCAGGCGAGAGATTCGGTGCTTCTTCTGCCGCTCTACGCCGGCATGACTCAGACAGAAGTAGAATCCGTTATGAAGGGAATCAAAGATGTCTAA
- a CDS encoding AAA family ATPase — translation MSVNKTTGSAVHESMGEPLSVQIREYWGTILRRKWLVLGSIVAGIAIAAMLCVVLPRSYRSNTLILIENQKIPEDYVKGIGGANVEQRLTMIQQQVMSRTILSQILDEYNLYERQVEREGIESAIETFRKMIKVETVGTLGSSGKSVEAVTLSFAHEDPRTAMKVTAKLASLFIEENVNVREQLVTGVSVFLEQELFEAKKALEAQEEAISKYKSKHMGQLPEQMETNLRTLDRLQMELTSTDDLLHGQTDRLSRVETLIKEYEVSGGTGANSDNPKTVNTAMDPLAVRLQELERRLISLRAEWKETYPDIADTKQEIEDVKAQLAEKYSAQTTDKDGESARTYNPSKTFDPYLRELLKQQNDLRADLSAIRDRRTRLVEQIKDTDRRVELIPSREQELMILVRDYENRKKNYQALLDKRLNARVAENLEKRQQGEQFRVLDEANLPQKPEKPNRLVIMILGLVGGCGLGVGLAIGLDLLNPTFRRREEVEILPGIHVLATVPQFFTLSLQISALSKVGPRVTGDDNPAVPAVKIAENGMHWASSGNRNEITSAIMDLVAKWQPRSIAAEQYRMAATKLVLSTEGRQSTVVEITSALMGEGKTTTVVNLGYTIARDFKKKTLLIDCDFQRPALHHYAGVPMRAGLIECLEAQASLEDCVSAIDDYPCFILAAGGAGGECNELERIQQLRGMLPELRAKFQYLIINTPPVLSSATMGILASLADELVLVIRAGHSPKHLVQKAFTMLGLTEQRQVILNGLDARSMPNHLYGYTMPYDQDRPIESVRR, via the coding sequence ATGAGTGTGAACAAAACCACGGGATCTGCTGTGCACGAGTCAATGGGAGAGCCGTTGTCGGTGCAGATACGGGAGTATTGGGGCACCATCCTCCGTCGGAAATGGCTCGTGCTCGGCTCTATCGTGGCCGGGATCGCCATCGCGGCAATGCTCTGCGTAGTTCTGCCAAGAAGCTATCGCTCCAACACCCTGATCCTGATTGAAAATCAGAAGATCCCGGAGGATTATGTCAAGGGCATCGGAGGAGCCAACGTCGAACAGCGCCTCACGATGATTCAACAACAGGTGATGAGCCGAACCATCCTGAGTCAGATTTTAGACGAGTACAATCTCTATGAGAGACAGGTCGAGCGTGAAGGCATCGAGTCGGCCATTGAGACATTCCGCAAAATGATCAAAGTGGAGACCGTAGGCACCCTCGGTTCATCAGGCAAGAGCGTCGAGGCGGTCACCCTTTCCTTTGCCCATGAAGATCCGAGGACGGCTATGAAGGTGACGGCAAAACTCGCGTCGTTGTTTATTGAAGAAAATGTCAATGTGCGGGAGCAGCTCGTGACCGGGGTATCCGTGTTTCTCGAGCAAGAATTGTTCGAGGCGAAGAAAGCTCTGGAGGCACAAGAAGAGGCCATCAGCAAGTATAAGTCAAAACACATGGGCCAGTTGCCGGAGCAAATGGAGACGAATCTACGAACGCTGGATCGGCTGCAAATGGAACTGACCTCGACGGATGACCTGCTGCACGGTCAAACCGATCGACTGAGCAGGGTCGAAACGTTGATCAAGGAGTACGAGGTCAGTGGGGGCACCGGTGCGAATTCCGACAATCCCAAGACGGTGAATACGGCGATGGATCCGCTGGCGGTTCGATTGCAGGAATTGGAGCGGCGGCTGATCTCGCTCCGGGCCGAGTGGAAGGAGACCTATCCCGACATCGCCGATACGAAGCAGGAGATTGAAGACGTCAAGGCTCAGCTGGCAGAGAAATACAGCGCGCAGACGACCGACAAGGACGGCGAGAGCGCAAGGACCTATAATCCTTCAAAAACCTTTGATCCTTATTTGAGAGAGCTATTGAAGCAGCAAAATGATTTGCGCGCTGATCTGTCAGCGATCAGGGATCGTAGAACCAGGCTCGTGGAACAAATCAAGGATACGGATCGGCGTGTCGAACTGATACCGTCTCGCGAGCAGGAGTTGATGATCTTGGTGCGCGACTATGAAAACAGGAAAAAGAACTACCAAGCTCTGCTGGACAAACGATTGAATGCCCGCGTAGCGGAAAATCTTGAAAAGCGTCAGCAAGGGGAACAGTTCCGTGTGCTGGACGAAGCGAATCTGCCGCAGAAGCCCGAGAAACCAAATCGGTTAGTGATCATGATTTTAGGTCTGGTAGGAGGATGCGGACTCGGCGTCGGTCTTGCGATCGGCCTGGATCTGTTAAATCCGACCTTTCGACGTCGAGAAGAGGTGGAAATTCTGCCCGGCATCCACGTGTTGGCGACTGTGCCCCAGTTCTTTACCTTGAGCCTTCAAATCAGCGCGCTGTCGAAAGTTGGCCCTCGGGTGACCGGCGACGATAATCCCGCCGTGCCGGCGGTAAAAATAGCGGAGAATGGCATGCATTGGGCTTCATCCGGAAATAGGAATGAGATCACCTCAGCAATCATGGATCTGGTCGCCAAGTGGCAACCTCGTTCGATTGCCGCCGAACAATATCGGATGGCTGCCACGAAACTGGTCCTTTCCACCGAAGGACGCCAGTCTACGGTTGTCGAAATCACCAGCGCGTTGATGGGCGAAGGCAAGACGACCACGGTGGTAAATCTAGGCTACACCATTGCGCGAGACTTCAAAAAAAAGACCCTGCTCATCGATTGCGACTTTCAACGGCCGGCCCTCCATCACTATGCCGGCGTGCCCATGCGAGCAGGGTTGATCGAGTGCTTGGAAGCTCAGGCTTCACTCGAAGACTGTGTGTCGGCGATCGACGACTATCCATGCTTTATCCTGGCGGCCGGCGGAGCGGGTGGCGAATGTAATGAGCTTGAAAGGATTCAACAGCTGAGAGGGATGCTGCCGGAGCTTCGCGCGAAATTTCAGTATCTCATCATCAATACGCCGCCTGTCTTGTCCAGTGCGACCATGGGTATCTTGGCAAGTTTGGCTGATGAGCTTGTGTTGGTCATCCGCGCCGGACATTCGCCCAAACACCTGGTGCAAAAGGCCTTCACGATGCTGGGTCTGACCGAGCAACGGCAAGTGATTCTCAACGGACTCGATGCCCGGAGTATGCCGAACCATTTGTACGGTTATACGATGCCCTACGATCAGGACCGTCCAATCGAAAGCGTGAGGCGGTAA
- a CDS encoding DegT/DnrJ/EryC1/StrS family aminotransferase — protein MTNENIPFLDLVTVHRELQDELVDVLKATLKSAGFIGGPMVQGFEEDFARFCEARFCVGVGSGTDALRFALIAAGVRSGDIVITVPNTFIATTEAISQAGAQPDFVDIDPQTYAMDPCKLREYLEHKCRWNTKTQQIFHNATGKPVTAVVPVHLYGQMADMDAILDLATQYNLKVIEDACQAQGAEYFSQKDNRWRKAGSMGQAAAFSFYPGKNLGACGEAGAITTNDEQLAHTCRLLRDHGQSKKYFHDIEGYNGRLDAIQAGFLRVKLQHLAKWNEQRRQVAERYNKLFAGAEGIVTLPHQPSWARSVYHLYVVQVEDRARLQQQLSEVGIGTGIHYPVALHLTKAYEELGLRLGDFPIAEKSAAHILSLPMFPGLTPDQQERVATEVLKSLSVNSISELS, from the coding sequence ATGACTAACGAAAACATCCCGTTTCTGGATCTGGTCACGGTTCATCGGGAGTTGCAAGATGAATTGGTCGACGTGTTGAAGGCCACTCTGAAGAGCGCTGGATTTATCGGCGGGCCGATGGTGCAGGGATTTGAAGAAGACTTTGCCCGGTTCTGCGAGGCCCGATTCTGTGTCGGTGTCGGCAGCGGCACAGACGCCCTTCGGTTTGCCTTGATTGCCGCCGGTGTGAGGTCCGGCGACATTGTTATCACGGTTCCCAATACGTTTATCGCCACGACCGAGGCGATTTCCCAGGCGGGCGCTCAACCGGATTTCGTCGACATCGATCCACAAACCTATGCGATGGATCCTTGCAAATTGCGTGAGTACCTGGAGCACAAGTGCAGGTGGAATACGAAGACACAACAAATCTTTCACAATGCGACTGGTAAGCCGGTAACGGCCGTCGTTCCCGTCCATCTCTACGGCCAGATGGCGGATATGGATGCCATCCTTGACCTGGCTACTCAATATAATCTCAAGGTGATAGAAGACGCCTGTCAGGCACAGGGGGCAGAGTATTTCTCACAGAAGGACAATCGCTGGCGCAAAGCCGGCTCGATGGGACAGGCGGCCGCGTTCAGCTTTTATCCCGGCAAGAATCTCGGCGCCTGCGGCGAAGCGGGAGCGATTACCACCAATGACGAACAGCTGGCCCATACGTGCCGACTCTTGCGCGACCATGGGCAATCAAAGAAATATTTCCACGATATTGAAGGTTACAACGGTCGCCTTGACGCTATCCAGGCGGGATTCCTGCGCGTGAAACTCCAGCATTTGGCGAAATGGAATGAACAGCGCCGACAGGTGGCGGAGCGTTACAACAAATTATTCGCCGGGGCAGAAGGCATCGTGACGTTGCCGCATCAGCCGAGCTGGGCGCGATCGGTCTACCACCTCTATGTTGTGCAGGTCGAGGACCGTGCTCGGCTTCAGCAGCAGCTAAGCGAGGTGGGCATCGGAACGGGGATTCACTATCCGGTGGCGCTGCACCTGACGAAAGCCTATGAAGAGCTCGGTCTCCGGCTCGGGGACTTTCCGATCGCCGAGAAGTCAGCGGCACATATTTTGTCGCTACCGATGTTCCCTGGACTCACCCCGGACCAGCAGGAGAGAGTGGCGACGGAGGTTCTGAAGTCTCTTTCCGTCAACTCCATCAGTGAATTGAGCTGA
- a CDS encoding acyltransferase, giving the protein MEHTTERAPGQTDLGTQLDSELASHLPLRAVESEMSAPPINGYLCIAPDVKVGSNVKFSKFVNLYGCEVGDDTKIGAFVEIQKKAKVGKRCKISSHTFICEGVTIEDEVFIGHNVTFVNDTFPRATTEAGSLQTEADWRVETTLVRRGASIGSGATILANVVIGEQALIGAGAVVTKDVPAHAVVAGNPGKVVRYFEPREQQ; this is encoded by the coding sequence ATGGAACACACGACGGAGCGAGCACCTGGACAGACGGACCTTGGCACCCAGCTTGACAGTGAATTGGCTAGCCATCTTCCGCTTCGCGCCGTGGAATCGGAGATGAGCGCGCCACCGATCAACGGATATCTCTGCATCGCGCCCGATGTCAAGGTTGGGAGCAATGTGAAATTCTCCAAGTTCGTTAATCTCTATGGGTGTGAGGTGGGCGACGACACCAAAATCGGGGCGTTTGTTGAGATTCAGAAGAAGGCCAAGGTCGGCAAACGATGTAAAATCTCAAGCCATACCTTCATCTGCGAGGGCGTGACGATCGAAGACGAAGTCTTTATCGGACATAACGTCACGTTTGTGAATGACACCTTTCCTCGAGCGACCACCGAAGCGGGTTCTCTACAGACTGAGGCGGATTGGAGAGTCGAAACCACATTGGTGAGGCGGGGCGCATCCATCGGGTCCGGCGCGACGATTCTTGCCAATGTGGTGATCGGGGAACAGGCGCTGATCGGGGCCGGTGCGGTCGTGACAAAGGATGTGCCGGCGCATGCCGTCGTCGCGGGAAATCCAGGCAAGGTGGTGCGATATTTCGAACCAAGGGAGCAACAATGA
- a CDS encoding outer membrane beta-barrel protein: MRICLVLVAMYGMTIQIPDRVQAQSSTEPDTQIIPSLRMAERYDSNVFFVAGSNLEDYVTTVSPQLRVIRRSQWVKGVVSGGATGEVYAKNPDLSYVGGNGSVDLNLDGAMNRLVQGLGLHVTDSFVYTPQLVAFGPPTSGSQISEAFVPGIQAQRANSFRNTARVQGSYSLTPWMSVTSTYTDQRLRFGEPIAAPGGSAQASLIDTDFQSVASGLEAKPSPSDTVSLVHQYQRGTFGPGGTQGGFSLQGATANWARSMSPAVQGRVAGGFVAVSPNSTVQPVAAASLEWSGEYTALQVSYSRNIAPSFLGAATPVVSQVVSATVRRQITDPLSLSVSGSYAVNNSVSGGPPLHFQSYVVSPSLNYVISKTFTTTLSYTRSQFQQVSASGSFPFDRNIVQLSLVAEWK; encoded by the coding sequence ATGAGAATCTGCCTTGTCCTGGTTGCTATGTATGGAATGACGATCCAAATTCCTGATCGGGTGCAGGCGCAATCCTCTACCGAGCCGGATACGCAGATCATCCCGTCGCTTCGGATGGCTGAGCGGTATGACAGCAACGTCTTCTTTGTCGCTGGGTCGAATCTTGAGGACTATGTCACGACGGTTTCGCCGCAGTTGAGAGTGATCCGCAGGAGTCAGTGGGTGAAAGGAGTGGTCAGTGGAGGAGCGACAGGGGAAGTCTATGCCAAGAACCCTGACCTCAGTTACGTGGGGGGCAATGGATCTGTGGATCTGAACCTGGACGGTGCGATGAACCGGCTTGTCCAGGGGCTGGGATTACACGTGACCGACTCCTTCGTCTACACACCTCAACTGGTGGCGTTTGGTCCTCCAACCAGTGGGAGCCAAATTTCAGAAGCGTTTGTACCGGGAATTCAAGCACAGCGAGCGAACTCCTTCCGGAATACCGCCAGGGTGCAGGGTTCCTATTCCCTCACTCCATGGATGAGCGTCACCTCGACCTATACCGACCAACGATTGCGATTTGGAGAGCCAATTGCCGCTCCGGGCGGATCCGCTCAGGCAAGCCTTATCGATACCGATTTTCAATCTGTGGCATCAGGACTGGAGGCCAAACCATCGCCGTCCGACACCGTCTCGCTCGTCCACCAGTATCAACGGGGAACGTTCGGTCCTGGGGGTACCCAAGGCGGATTTTCCTTGCAAGGAGCCACCGCAAACTGGGCCAGATCGATGAGTCCCGCAGTTCAGGGTAGAGTCGCCGGAGGGTTCGTAGCGGTAAGCCCGAACAGCACCGTGCAGCCAGTGGCCGCTGCCTCCCTGGAGTGGAGTGGAGAGTACACGGCCCTTCAGGTGTCCTATTCGCGAAATATCGCACCGAGCTTCCTGGGGGCGGCGACGCCGGTGGTGAGCCAAGTCGTAAGTGCAACGGTGAGGCGTCAGATAACCGATCCCTTGTCTCTGTCGGTGAGCGGGAGTTACGCAGTCAACAACTCCGTGTCGGGTGGTCCGCCCTTACACTTTCAATCTTATGTAGTTTCACCCAGCCTCAATTACGTGATTAGTAAGACCTTCACCACCACCCTGTCCTATACCCGCAGTCAATTCCAGCAGGTCTCGGCGTCCGGAAGCTTCCCGTTTGATCGGAATATCGTCCAACTCAGCTTGGTGGCGGAGTGGAAATGA